TCCGGCAAGTGCACGGCGAGAGTCGCCGCACGGTCGGCTCGCACCGTCAGCGTACGGGTCACTGGCGTTCGGCGCGGTGCTTCGACCGTGACCTCGTAGGTGCCGATCGGCAGGCTGTCGGCGTACGAGCCGATGCCGACGAGGCGCTTGTCCACGAAGATGCGCGCGGTGATCGGCGACGCGGTGATGCGCACGCGACCGCGCAGCGGTTGCAACTGGAAGTAGTAGCTGTACGGCTGGCCGATCTCGGCGACCACCCGCTGGCGGACCGTCTCGTAGCCGGGCGCCTCGATCGTCATCGTGTACACGCCGCGCCGCACGACCAGCGCATCGCCGTTGGCCGAGCCCTGCGCGGCCACGCCCGTCGGCCCGCTGAGCGTGACGCGGGCGCCCGGCGGCACGGTGGCGACCCGCACGCGCGCCGGCAGGTTGCGCAGGACTTCGACCCGGTTGGCGATGATGTCGCGGGTCTTCTGCTCGCCGGGCGGCGCCTCGATGATGTACCGGTCGAGGTAGGCGACCGCTTTTTCGTAGTTCACCAGCCGCTCGTACGCCTGGCCGATATCGACGAGGATCGACGGGTAGCGGCCGTAGCAGTAGGCCGCCACGAACTCCTCGATCGCGCCTTCGTAGTCGCCCTGTGCGTACAGCACCGTGCCGCGGTCGTAATGCTCCGACACGCGCGCATCGATGACGTCGCGCGACAGCCCCGCCGGCCGCTCGCACCGATCGACCTCGGCGGTGTCGGCGCCGGGCCCAGCCGGGTCGCCGCCGAAGACCCCGGCGGTGCGCTTGTGGGCCGACTGCGCGCGGGCGGCGCTCGCCCCGACCGCCACCACCGCTGCCGCGACGATCGCCGCGGTGCGCACGTCATTGCCCCTTGCGCTTGCGCACCGGGTTGCCCATCAGCTCGCCGCCGACCGTGTCGTCGATCGCGTCGCCGCTACCCGGCTCCGGCGGCGACTCCGGCGGGCGCCGGCGAACCAGCGACTTTTTGCGGTGGCCGCGCCGGGCCCGCACGAGGCGGATCACCTGCGGCGCGGTGTCGACCAGCGGGTTGATGCGGACCTCGGCGTCGTCGTAGCCATCCAGTTCGAAGATCAACGGCACGACCGCGTCCTTGCGGACGGCGCGCCACGTACACGGCGTCGCCGAGCAGATCATGCGCTGGCCGCCGTCGGCCCACACGGTCGCGCCGGGCGGCCGCGACCGCAACTCGATGTCGACCGTTTCCGGCTGCGGCGGCGCCGCGTCGGGGGCGCCGGCAGCCGCCGCCCGGGTGCGCTCCGCCGCGGCATCCGGTGCGGCCGCGGGTACGGCGGCCGCCGGCCGGGGCTCGTCGCCGCCGAGCAGCGCCATCGCCGTCACCGCCATCGCCGCGACGATCACCGCGACCGCCGCGACCCACGCCGCGGTGCGCGAGCGGCCGGCGCGGCGCAGCGCCCACATCGACTCGCGCGTCGCCTGGACCGGACCGCCGCCGGCCAGCGCCCGGAGGTCGTCGGCCAGCTCGTCCATCGTCTGGTACCTCTCGGCCGGATCCTTGGCGAGCGCCTTGAGGATGATCGCCTCGAGCGCGGGGGGAATGTCGAGGTCCGGCCGCACTTCGCGCGGCGGTCGCGGCGGCTGCGACAGCACCTGCGAGATGATGTTGAGGTAGTTCGTGCCGGTAAACGGCACCTGGCCGGTCGCCAGCTCGTACATGATGACGCCGAGCGCGTAGATGTCGATCCGGTGGTCGAGCTGCTCGTCGCCGCGCGCCTGCTCGGGCGACATGTACAGCGGCGTGCCCAGCACCATCCCGGTCTGCGTGAGTCGGGGCGACGCCGCGCCGTCGTCGTCGGCCGGCCGCAGCGCCTTCGAGATGCCGAAGTCGACGACCTTGACCACGTCCGGGTCGTCGTCGCGCGCGATCAGGAACACGTTGTCCGGCTTGACGTCGCGGTGGACGATGCCCTTTTTGTGCGCGGCCCCGAGCGCGCTCGCGATCTGCACGCAGATGTGCGCGATCCGCGGCGCCGGCATCGGTCCCTCGTCGGCCAGCCGCCGGCTCAGCGACGCGCCCTCGAGGTACTCCATCACGACGAACCGTCTGCCGTCGGCCGTCTCGCCGAAGTCGGTGATGTCGACGATGTTCGGGTGGCCGATCGAAGACGCGAGGCGCGCTTCCTGCTCGAGCCGCGCGATCACCTGCTCCTTGTTCGCGTACTTGTCGAGCAGCACCTTGACGGCCACGCGCTTGCCGATCAGCGTGTGGCGCGCCTCGTACACCGCGCCCATCCCGCCGACGCCGATCTGGCGCGTGATCTCGTAGCGGCCCGCGAGGACCTGCCCGACGAGCGCTTCGCGCTCGCCCGTCGACAGCGGGGCGGGCGAGGCCGCCTGCATCTGCTGGGACCGCGTCGCGACCGCCGTTCGGGCGCCGGCCAGCTCCGTATCGGCCGGCGCGGGGGTCGGGTCGCCGCTCGGCGCCGGGGTACCCGCGCCACCTGTGTCGGGGGGGATAGGTGGCCCGCCCCGCGCGTCCCGGCCGTCGCCGTTGCCCATCGATGGGTCGATCGTAGGCGGCCCCCGAGGGGTTTTCAACCGCAAGCCAGCGACCCGGCGTGCGCGCCGTCGGCCCCGCGCGCGGCGCGCACCTGTGCTATAAGCGGCCGCCATGAATTACAAGGTTGCCGACATCAAGCTCGCCGACGCCGGTCGGCTCAAGATCGAGTGGGCGGAGTCGCGGATGCCCGTGTTGATGCAACTCCGCGAGCAGGGCAAGAAGGACAAGCCGCTGGCCGGTATGCGCATCGCGGGGTGCCTGCACGTCACGAAGGAGACCGCGGTGCTCGTGCGCACGCTCATCGCCGCGGGCGCCGAAGTGAGCTGGTCGGGCTGCAATCCGCTGTCGACCAACGACGAGGTCGCGGCCGCGCTCGCCGCCGAGGGCGTGCCGGTGTACGCGTGGCACGGCCTGTCGACCGAGGAGTTTTACTGGTGTATCGAGCGGACGCTCGACTTCCAGCCGACGCTGACCCTCGACGACGGCGCCGATCTCATCTTCACGATCCACAACAAGCACCCGGACCTCGCGGCCAAGGTGATCGGCGGCACGGAGGAGACCACCACGGGGGTCCACCGGCTGCGCGCGATGGCGGCCGACGGCAAGCTGAAGTACCCGGTCTACGCGGTCAACGACAGCGAGACCAAGTGGGATTTCGACAACGTCTACGGAACGGGACAGTCGTCGCTCGACGGCATCCTGCGCGCCAGCAGCGTGCTGTTGGCCGGCAAGACCTTCGTGGTCGGCGGCTACGGTCACTGCGGCCGCGGCGTCGCGATGCGCGCCAAGGGCATGGGGGCGAACGTCGTCGTCACCGAGGTCAAGCCGACCGCGGCGCTCAAGGCGGTGCTCGAGGGCTTCCGGGTCATGCCCATGGATGAAGCCGCCAAGATCGGCGACATCTTCATCACCGCCACCGGCATGAAGGACGTGATCGTCGGCCGCCACTTCGACGTGATGAAGGACGGTGCGCTGGTGTGCAACACCGGGCACTACGACTGCGAGATCAATCTCGAGGACCTCGCGCAGCGCGCCAAGGGCAAGCGCGAGATTCGCGCGAACAACGAGGAGTACACGCTCGCGGACGGCCGGCGCATCTACGTGCTCGGCCAGGGGCGTCTGATCAACCTCGCTGCGGCCGAGGGCCATCCATCAGAGGTGATGGACATGTCGTTCGCCAACCAGTACCTGGCGCTGTGCCGGCTCGCGCAGGGCAAGGAGAAGCTCGAAAACAAGGTGTACGAGCTGCCGCCCGAGCTGGATCAAGAACTGGCCGGGATCAAGCTGTCGACGATGGGCATCGCGATCGACCAGCTCACGCCCGAGCAGATCGCGTACGAGACGGACTACGCGGCGGGCACCTGACCTGCCGCGCGCGCGGGGTTCGGCGGCGCGAGGCGGACCGCCGGGGGTGGGCGCGCCTCCGTCAGTACAGGCAGACTGCCGTATCGCCGGCGGTGGTGCACGCGCCGCCGAGCGGGCACGGCACGGCCGCGGCCGGATCGCACGCGACCCAGCAGCGGGGCGCGCCGTCGGCGCCGGCGGCGCAGGCCAGCCCGTCGTCGCACGGGGCGTCGTCCGCGCGGCCGCAGCGCGCGCCCAGATGCCCGTCGGTCGTCTCTGCGTCCGCGTACACGATTCGGCCGCGCACGCCGCCGCCGTCCGTGTCCGGCGGCGCCATGCTCGCGTCGGACCACGCGAGCGCGAACGCATCCGCCAGCGCCGCGATCGATGGGCCATCCTGGTCCCCCGGCAGCGTCGTGTTCGCGATCGCGGGGGCGCCGATCGGGAGTCCGGTCGGATCGAGCGCACGAAACCACACGCCACAGCCCTGGCCGTCGCCGTCGGCGCCGCACTGGCTCCACACCGCGCCGACGACGCCGTCGCCGCGGCGCGCCAGCGCGGGAGCGGTCGAGTTGAACGCAGGTTGTATGTCGAACGGGTGGATGATCGCACCCCCGACCGCGGCGCCGTTCGGCGCGGCGTAGCGGCCGATGACCAATGCGCCCGCGGCCA
The window above is part of the Deltaproteobacteria bacterium genome. Proteins encoded here:
- a CDS encoding PEGA domain-containing protein, with protein sequence MRTAAIVAAAVVAVGASAARAQSAHKRTAGVFGGDPAGPGADTAEVDRCERPAGLSRDVIDARVSEHYDRGTVLYAQGDYEGAIEEFVAAYCYGRYPSILVDIGQAYERLVNYEKAVAYLDRYIIEAPPGEQKTRDIIANRVEVLRNLPARVRVATVPPGARVTLSGPTGVAAQGSANGDALVVRRGVYTMTIEAPGYETVRQRVVAEIGQPYSYYFQLQPLRGRVRITASPITARIFVDKRLVGIGSYADSLPIGTYEVTVEAPRRTPVTRTLTVRADRAATLAVHLPEPPRSGRTELLIAAGVGGLFGGGALAATFDPDTTAASLGGLFGVGIGFTGAYFGIDEDIAVGDSSYLIGATAIGVGEGALIASLAACRYDDDDDAVDCGRGQTISGVALASGVAGLGVAAFTKDRLRLSAGDAAMINSGAMWGATTGALFWALFDQPARRPRLGAALTLAGLNVGIAAGATIAARTDYRRGTVALIDLSALAGIVAGVALAQAFPEDVAGTERVQHFALGGMTVGLIAGAYLTRNRDRPRLPRAQPALGAAVDVAGARVATLGARLSF
- a CDS encoding adenosylhomocysteinase, with translation MNYKVADIKLADAGRLKIEWAESRMPVLMQLREQGKKDKPLAGMRIAGCLHVTKETAVLVRTLIAAGAEVSWSGCNPLSTNDEVAAALAAEGVPVYAWHGLSTEEFYWCIERTLDFQPTLTLDDGADLIFTIHNKHPDLAAKVIGGTEETTTGVHRLRAMAADGKLKYPVYAVNDSETKWDFDNVYGTGQSSLDGILRASSVLLAGKTFVVGGYGHCGRGVAMRAKGMGANVVVTEVKPTAALKAVLEGFRVMPMDEAAKIGDIFITATGMKDVIVGRHFDVMKDGALVCNTGHYDCEINLEDLAQRAKGKREIRANNEEYTLADGRRIYVLGQGRLINLAAAEGHPSEVMDMSFANQYLALCRLAQGKEKLENKVYELPPELDQELAGIKLSTMGIAIDQLTPEQIAYETDYAAGT
- a CDS encoding serine/threonine protein kinase, with product MQAASPAPLSTGEREALVGQVLAGRYEITRQIGVGGMGAVYEARHTLIGKRVAVKVLLDKYANKEQVIARLEQEARLASSIGHPNIVDITDFGETADGRRFVVMEYLEGASLSRRLADEGPMPAPRIAHICVQIASALGAAHKKGIVHRDVKPDNVFLIARDDDPDVVKVVDFGISKALRPADDDGAASPRLTQTGMVLGTPLYMSPEQARGDEQLDHRIDIYALGVIMYELATGQVPFTGTNYLNIISQVLSQPPRPPREVRPDLDIPPALEAIILKALAKDPAERYQTMDELADDLRALAGGGPVQATRESMWALRRAGRSRTAAWVAAVAVIVAAMAVTAMALLGGDEPRPAAAVPAAAPDAAAERTRAAAAGAPDAAPPQPETVDIELRSRPPGATVWADGGQRMICSATPCTWRAVRKDAVVPLIFELDGYDDAEVRINPLVDTAPQVIRLVRARRGHRKKSLVRRRPPESPPEPGSGDAIDDTVGGELMGNPVRKRKGQ